In the Clavelina lepadiformis chromosome 8, kaClaLepa1.1, whole genome shotgun sequence genome, one interval contains:
- the LOC143468169 gene encoding uromodulin-like, producing the protein MKTIILLLGFLTTSVFAQDAVQVMCGQNAITAKIQKEIVETAGFEMSDVHMNDRSCEFTDEDNDFFLRTISPLSSCGTHFIANDTHVEFTNSISTVDTGPTYPYGVVVGSRDNPNVLSARISCTYRIDLNVSVMFIPNITIVPIKIPDAFGIGEFQAAMAIYTDNTYRTPYLRPPSMEPDDVLYIGVTLIDQASSDIYLLVQECWGTISSDPSASPKYPLVEEGCSVASAADGAVRVTQNGIGHQAMWNSPVFKFVGDDEAHDNVWLHCDLQLCINKQCEPTCARRRRRALGEAGSFWGPDDFTGEQHIISLGPFTRLRVTEISTNDTKTTYVDVEPGSNPFVVKQPSKTDARTGSWSPAVIAVLGVLGGLALICVALALVAVIARMRLRPANSGVDLAGMPNKAYTP; encoded by the exons atGAAGACGATAATTTTGCTGCTAGGCTTCCTAACGACAAGTGTATTTGCACAGG ATGCCGTACAAGTGATGTGCGGACAGAACGCGATTACTGCCAAAATTCAGAAAGAAATTGTAGAGACTGCTGGCTTTGAAATGTCCGATGTCCACATGAATGACAGGTCCTGTGAGTTCACAGATGAAGACAATGACTTCTTCTTGAGGACCATATCTCCATTAAGCTCGTGCGGGACTCATTTCATT gCTAACGACACCCATGTGGAATTCACAAACTCGATTTCTACCGTCGATACTGGTCCCACTTACCCCTACGGTGTAGTAGTTGGTTCCAGAGATAACCCAAATGTGCTTAGTGCCCGCATTTCCTGCACGTACCGAATCGACCTAAACGTTAGCGTTATGTTCATCCCAAACATCACTATTGT ACCTATCAAAATTCCAGACGCTTTCGGAATAGGGGAATTCCAAGCAGCAATGGCCATTTACACAGACAACACATATCGAACGCCATATTTGAGACCACCGTCAATGGAGCCAGACGACGTTTTATACATTG GCGTCACACTTATTGACCAGGCCAGCAGTGACATTTATCTCCTTGTCCAAGAATGTTGGGGAACTATTTCAAGTGATCCATCAGCCAGCCCCAAATATCCTTTGGTCGAAGAAGG ATGTTCCGTCGCCTCTGCTGCCGACGGAGCCGTCCGTGTCACACAGAATGGAATCGGACACCAGGCCATGTGGAACAGCCCGGTCTTCAAATTCGTCGGCGATGACGAAGCGCACGACAATGTTTGGCTTCACTGCGACCTCCAGCTGTGCATTAACAAGCAATGCGAACCG ACTTGCGCCAGAAGAAGACGCCGTGCTTTGGGTGAAGCTGGATCGTTCTGGGGTCCTGATGACTTCACTGGCGAACAACATATCATCAGTTTGGGTCCCTTCACTCGCTTAAGAGTCACTGAAATTTCCACAAATGACACCAAGACAACTTACGTGGACGTTGAACCTGGCAGTAACCCGTTTGTAGTGAAGCAACCGTCAAAAACAG ATGCTCGCACCGGATCTTGGAGTCCAGCAGTGATTGCGGTGCTCGGTGTACTTGGTGGTCTGGCTCTAATATGCGTCGCTTTGGCACTGGTTGCTGTCATAGCGCGCATGCGCCTACGACCAGCAAATTCCGGTGTGGACTTGGCAGGGATGCCCAATAAAGCTTATACTCCTTGA
- the LOC143469013 gene encoding coiled-coil domain-containing protein 186-like, with the protein MIGLPGHGLRMMESDNRVVADNTLVDHLEDQDKMLLTHEATVDSLSQLTVQIKLHKDDVAAVTLEQSPGSTDNNCQKKFEEDSTDSCNLSSHDNEDCASGENDVLNDRRENCSENVVASSENVTTEINGVEISQDRNVVDKLHTISQTSHDKTSQSNDVEVFNKDDAMTDVELPSFTITFGDGSEINVNEETKGIPVMNELEQFMWSHIKKINAHSEYNNLLKVSETKVRLNNLEQKVNELVKVNKKLESQNLELKHNVKQTEEKLSSHDAAAKRTITRLHADSETKIKELNKQCALADKEKQASVMNYARREKELLDLRRRKDGAEQFAREAGKERDKAISQLKGLRADMIKMKNSHEKKETESGAQNKEIEKLKEEINSQNIKVRWAQNKLKSEIDSHKETKEKCDKMVLEIQQAKEETEQIRKNCQGMIKTYQESEEIKSNSLDIQLKEKNQLLCEKEAENDESRSLLKQRNEELNLLKIRHKDVFEENQVLKSKVECLDEERLKNEQTLHSYEEVINKQKATNSEMNEKMQYIFELELQTEELKVAINKLKAALHDADEAKEVCLNDLSLKERKEHELLEFTEKVTSKNTQLTVQIEDLNSKLSAQNSQLETNKDQIEKLQKGHADLTAAKENMSSEHFKSQTTMNSRLEEKERTICQLLLQLEEIKDEMRTVKRKNAASVKDLTRQLTQAKKKMDNVDSLSVSSAPNHTADGGSIGSRTSSITSLDKLSSCSPDGNGSSNATVAYEAIAIPETTVAGPDSLDRQLLIERIVRLQQIHAKKNEKIDFLTEHVQQLLGAVQKKQRIILHYIMREESGALAPPRPVNDGHKSKSSLTLELSIEINRKMQSVLEDTLLKNITLKESLEVLGKEVERLSHESKPN; encoded by the coding sequence ATGATTGGTTTGCCTGGACATGGCTTAAGAATGATGGAATCTGACAACCGTGTCGTTGCTGATAATACCTTAGTTGACCATCTTGAGGACCAGGATAAAATGTTGCTTACCCACGAAGCAACGGTGGACTCATTGAGTCAACTCACTGTTCAGATAAAGCTCCATAAAGATGATGTTGCCGCAGTCACTTTGGAGCAATCGCCTGGATCAACTGACAATAATTGTCAGAAAAAGTTTGAGGAGGACTCCACGGACAGTTGTAATTTAAGCAGCCATGACAATGAAGATTGTGCCAGTGGTGAAAATGATGTCCTGAATGATCGGAGAGAAAATTGTTCCGAGAATGTTGTCGCATCATCTGAGAATGTGACGACTGAGATAAATGGAGTTGAAATATCACAGGATAGGAATGTTGTAGACAAATTGCATACAATATCACAAACGTCACATGACAAAACAAGCCAAAGCAATGATGTTGAAGTATTTAACAAAGATGATGCAATGACTGATGTTGAACTTCCATCTTTTACTATAACATTTGGTGACGGTTCAGAAATCAACGTAAATGAAGAAACCAAAGGCATTCCCGTTATGAACGAACTGGAACAGTTTATGTGGTCACacataaagaaaataaatgcCCATTCAGAATATAACAACTTGCTAAAAGTTTCTGAAACCAAAGTGCGCCTCAATAATTTGGAACAGAAAGTAAATGAACTCgttaaagtaaacaaaaagcttgaaagtcaaaacttgGAACTTAAACACAATGTGAAGCAGACAGAGGAAAAGCTAAGTTCACATGATGCTGCTGCAAAACGTACGATAACACGACTCCATGCAGATTCagaaaccaaaataaaagaaCTCAACAAACAGTGTGCACTTGCTGACAAAGAGAAGCAAGCGTCGGTAATGAATTACGCTAGAAGAGAAAAAGAACTTCTCGATCTTCGTCGTCGGAAAGATGGAGCTGAGCAGTTTGCTCGCGAAGCCGGAAAGGAGAGAGATAAGGCAATTTCGCAACTCAAAGGGTTGCGCGCGGACATGATAAAAATGAAGAATTCTCACGAGAAGAAAGAAACTGAGAGCGGTGCTCAGAATAAAGAAATCGAAAAACTTAAAGAGGAAATCAATTCTCAAAACATTAAAGTGAGGTGGGCtcaaaataagttaaaatcAGAAATCGATAGTCACAAAGAAACAAAGGAGAAATGCGACAAGATGGTGCTGGAGATTCAACAGGCAAAGGAAGAAACTGAACAGATTCGAAAGAATTGTCAAGGAATGATAAAAACTTATCAAGAATCAGaggaaataaaatcaaactcCCTTGACATtcaattgaaagaaaaaaatcagtTGCTCTGTGAGAAAGAAGCTGAGAATGACGAAAGTCGTTCATTGCTGAAGCAAAGAAATGAAGAGTTAAATCTGTTAAAAATTAGGCACAAAGACGTGTTTGAAGAAAACCAAGTCTTGAAATCCAAAGTGGAATGTTTGGACGAGGAACGGCTTAAAAATGAACAAACTTTGCACAGTTACGAAgaagtaattaataaacaaaaagcaacCAACTctgaaatgaatgaaaaaatgcaatatatttttgaGCTTGAGTTGCAGACTGAGGAACTAAAAGTAGCCATAAACAAGTTGAAAGCTGCTCTGCATGATGCCGATGAAGCAAAAGAAGTTTGTTTAAATGATCTTTCTTTGAAAGAACGCAAGGAACATGAACTTCTTGAATTCACTGAAAAAGTAACTTCTAAAAACACGCAACTTACAGTGCAAATTGAAGATCTTAATTCTAAGTTATCTGCCCAAAATTCTCAGCTGGAGACGAACAAAGaccaaattgaaaaattacaaaaaggtCATGCTGATTTGACGGCTGCTAAAGAAAACATGAGCTCAGAACATTTTAAATCTCAAACTACCATGAACAGCAGGCtggaagaaaaagaaagaacCATCTGCCAGCTACTGCTGCAACTAGAGGAGATAAAGGATGAAATGCGTACAGTGAAAAGAAAGAATGCTGCTTCAGTAAAAGATCTAACAAGGCAGCTAACtcaagcaaaaaagaaaatggatAATGTCGATTCATTGTCAGTGTCCTCAGCTCCTAACCACACTGCTGATGGAGGGAGCATTGGGAGCAGAACAAGCTCCATTACTTCCCTTGATAAGCTCTCTTCTTGTTCTCCAGATGGAAATGGTAGTTCGAACGCTACGGTTGCGTACGAAGCAATTGCCATCCCAGAAACCACTGTTGCTGGCCCAGATTCGTTGGATCGTCAATTGCTcatagaacgcattgtgcgCTTGCAGCAGATTCACGCAAAGAAGAATGAGAAAATCGACTTTCTAACCGAACATGTACAACAGCTTCTAGGTGCAGTTCAAAAGAAACAACGCATCATACTACATTATATCATGAGGGAAGAATCAGGGGCACTTGCCCCGCCACGCCCAGTCAACGACGGCCATAAATCTAAATCTAGTTTAACCCTCGAACTGTCGATTGAAATCAATCGAAAAATGCAGTCTGTGCTTGAAGACACTCttcttaaaaatattacacTGAAAGAAAGTCTTGAAGTTTTAGGTAAAGAGGTGGAGAGACTCTCTCATGAATCTAAACCAAATTGA